Below is a genomic region from Prunus persica cultivar Lovell chromosome G3, Prunus_persica_NCBIv2, whole genome shotgun sequence.
ACAATTGTGATTAGGGGAAAATAACTAATAAAGATGCCTGAAGGAACAATCGAAATCACAATCAGCTGCTTAGACATAGGCACTCAATCTCAATTGTTTCAATGAATCCAAGTACATAccatccatatatatatatacagtccccttctatagagggatccctcaaataattttatttgagggacaccctttaggttaccctacgaattttttttcaacgatccaaaccacttattttttaggtcttcattcatagatcatccttgcaaaaaattagacaaatcggaaaatGTTTAGATATCTAATCGTGTCCTacaaatcaatgaacacggggcttcaagaaagtactaaaactttaataatttaattgagtggtcaaatgatatcggattcaggtgattttttatagatatgatatttgaataaatatctacaaaatagatggtttggattagtgaaatacaatgcggaGTATGCCctacaagggtgtccctcaaattatttgaggaatctctctctctctctctctctcttatatatatataatatgtatgaacagaattaattaaaattacctTATatcttatttgatttaaaaatattagagTACATCCAGCTTTAGACGCATTTCCTGACATTTTGCGCAAAGCTTGGCTCATAAGGCGTGCTTGCAAACCCATTTGCTGCATACCAATCTCACCCTATACGTAGCAAGATCTGATATGAGCAATTGCATATCTGAAGTTTAAAATTACCAaggaaatacataaaataaaaataaaatgttactTCAATCTCTGCTCGTGGAGTGAGAGCCGAGACAGAATCAACACAGATAAGATCGATGGCACCAGATCTGCACATACGATCTGCAACTGAGATGACAGAAAACCAATCAATACATCATGCATACACTAAATTTATTACTTAAGCATCACGCTACTGCCATTCCGAATACTTCCAGAATGATTGCATCAGTCCCACAAACATGCATTTGTCAGAAAAAGTTCCCACGATGATACAAACAAGAAAGATATATTACTCTCAAGTGCCATTTCGCCGTGATCAGGCTGGCAGACAATCAGATTTTCTACATCTACCCCCAGTGCTTTTGAATATGCTGGATCAAAAGCATGTTCTGCATCAACAAGCATTGCATTTCCTCCAAGCTTCTGCATATTACCATTGAAAAGTCATTGTTCAGTAACAGGAAGCTAAAGATTTCCGATGAAAGTTGAAACAACTATACCTGCACCTCTGCAATTGCATGGAGTGCTAGAGTGGTCTTTCCACTACTTTCTGGTCcaaatatctgaaaataaatacaaagatAGATCATTGTTTTGTACAGGAAACTACCTACATccttttctattatttttgtggatcCTTCCACAGGATTCCAACTTTCCAGATCTCCTTGCTCTGCATACATATGGTATTTTATGCCATTTTCTTGGATCAAGTAACTGTAGAAGGATACCAGTTGCGAGGAACATTAccggatatatatatatatatatatatattaccactaaaaaaattaattttttccaattaaaCAATGCATCTTTGATCATTAGAAGTGTTAAGGAaaacaatcaaatcaaatcaaatgagAAACAGAAATTGGCCTTTGGGCCTTACAAAACCTCTCCGCATTCAGAACAGGGTGAAGGGAAAGTGAGTTCTTGGGTCCAAATTCCAATCCCCAACAGATGCATGTGTAACTTAccaaccgaaaaaaaaaaaagatggatACAACGATGAAGCATGAAAACATACAATGGAAACATACCTCTACAATTCTCCCTTTTGGAAGGCCACCACCTAAGGCAAGGTCTAATGTCAAGCAGCCACTGGGAAAAGTTTCACTGCAATAAAAAAAGTCTCAAATAATCTACTTTCCATCCAAAATCATACAAGCAGGTGGTCTTATGCTCCATCATGCTGCTTAAAATTGGAAAAGGCCAAGGGGGTGAACATAAACAATGATATGACAAGGATAGAAGGACATACACCAAAGCTCCACCAGCACTTCCTAATCTTGTAACGCTACCCTTTCCAAATGAACTATTTATATCATTCATTGCTGCTTCCAGTGCTTTTTgctgaaagaaaaaaccataATATCATAATTTATCAACTTTTAGCTCACATTTTCTAGTGCTTGTCATAAACCAACAGTGCAagttatagtttttttttatgattgtGGGTATCATTCATGCGTCTTCAACAGCATTTTTCTGCTTCTGGGAAACAAAACGAACATTGAGGTGAAAAGGCGCAAAGGGGTTTTGAAAACATACTCGGTCAATGAAGCGGGGGTCGGAGTCAGCAGAAAGAGCACCATTGACTTTGGCTTGGAGCTCACAGCGAACTCTTTTGATGGGCTTCACCGCCATTGAGTGTACGTTGAAGCGCAGTAGGAGAGAAGACTGGAATAACAGAGGAGAAGGTAAGCACTGCGAGTGAGAGTGTGAGTTTGAGTGGGTCGAAAAGTATCTCATGCTTCCGCTGTTGCTTCTGAACACTAAACCCATTACTAAAACActacaaaaaatgaaattatagATGCAGGTGCAGCAGCGCCCGAACGAACGAAGAgtggagagagaaatatgaagAGAAGGGGAAAAGGCTAGCAATGTGACCGTGAGGATACCCAGAAcctatttccttttctttctttttaggcGAAAATTAGTCAAAAGCCCCACAAAACTTTAAATCTTAGTAAAAAAACCCTGACAAAAAGTCCTATTAATTTCTTGGGCCCAAATGGGGTGGGAAATAAATTCCTTGTTTGAAATGGTGGCTTAAAgttaaaaataatcaaataataattttactatatcttcaaaataaaaacgtGTGACCAACGCCAATGGGGTTTACCTCTATTGCCataattttgattatataGCATGTTTGATCTTTGCAAAATCAAAGGTTCCTTCACATTCATCGTATATCCTTCAATAACAAGAACATCTGCGAAGCATAAGTGGTAAGTACTAGTAATAAGAGGAACTCCTAATTTATCTCTAAAGATGAACCCTAAAGCAAACGAGGAAGATGAAGCTTTTAGAGAGCCATCAAATTTGAGTTTCACAATAGTCTCAAGGGAGGCTTCCATCTTATAAGATTAGTTTGATCACTAGGATGGGAAGTATGATTAGTAACATTCAACAAAGCTGAGGTAAAGCCAATAGATAAGGAATGTCAATAAACATTCTCATATATGCTATAgttaaatattcaaaaattaCTTATTTCATACTCTCTTGTGTCACATACCATTACTCAAATTGAAGTTTTGaacaatttcattttatttaacaaTTAATGTCCATGTGATTCGGATTTTGtacttcaaacaaaatttaGACTTCATGTAGATGGAGGGGTCCAAATCTATGGATATAAATGACATTATAAAACGATAGTATAAACTAAAATTGTTCGCATAGACTATTACAATCCATATAAATGAAGatttgaataagaaaaaagaagaagaaaacaaattgattTTATATGTACTCCATCGAGTTATTTGAAATacattcaaatttaaaattttccaattaaattAGATTGAAACCAAACGcttctattattattattattatatcaatatttttctttttaaaaaataaaataaaatttgttgtaGCATGCGAAAAGCTGGTAGGTGGATCGGACAGGAGCATATCCAatcaccaaaaagaaaaaaaaaacatcaaagaaaaagaaaaagagaaaacagagaTCCCGTTGAATATTCAATTACATTGATTTcctccaaccaaaaaaataaaaacattgattttttgggttttaccCTGTAATTTGGCATTTCAACCACTTTTTACCTTGTAGTTTCAATtatgttaattttgttattgtaatttcataattgTAGCAATTTAAGGACCATTCTAATTTtcatcaaattattttaactattgttatatatttaggggtattttggtccaAACATGCATCCTCTCCCCCAACCCGCCAACAATCACGAGCAGTACCC
It encodes:
- the LOC18781722 gene encoding DNA repair protein recA homolog 1, chloroplastic; its protein translation is MGLVFRSNSGSMRYFSTHSNSHSHSQCLPSPLLFQSSLLLRFNVHSMAVKPIKRVRCELQAKVNGALSADSDPRFIDRQKALEAAMNDINSSFGKGSVTRLGSAGGALVETFPSGCLTLDLALGGGLPKGRIVEIFGPESSGKTTLALHAIAEVQKLGGNAMLVDAEHAFDPAYSKALGVDVENLIVCQPDHGEMALEIADRMCRSGAIDLICVDSVSALTPRAEIEGEIGMQQMGLQARLMSQALRKMSGNASKAGCTLIFLNQIRYKIGVYYGNPEVTSGGIALKFFASVRLEIRSTGKIKSVKGDEEIGVRVRVRVQKSKVSRPYKQAEFEIVFGEGVGKLGCILDCAETMDVVVKKGSWYSYGDHRLGQGRDKALQYLRENPLLLDEIEKIVRSMITDGTGQVGTLHTSNLQIPQQDEDDFEDIQ